Proteins encoded within one genomic window of Ailuropoda melanoleuca isolate Jingjing chromosome 16, ASM200744v2, whole genome shotgun sequence:
- the PCNX3 gene encoding pecanex-like protein 3 isoform X4: MGSQVLQILRQGVWASLTGGWFFDPHQSTFSNCFHLYVWIFLLTFPFLLYMVLPPSLMVAGVYCLVVAVIFTTIKTVNYRLHAMFDQGEIVEKRNSTMGEPEEEPAQGDSSLPRDPGVEMTVFRKVSSTPPVRCSSQHSVFGFNQVSELLPRMEDSGALRDIKELVREQGSNNVIVTSADREMLKLSSQEKLIGDLPQTPPGAAPDPSLPSTDSSERSPLAGDGAPWSGSSVADTPMSPLLKGSLSQELSKSFLTLTRPERALVRTSSRREQRRGAGGYQPLDRRGSGEPTPQKAGSSDSCFSGTDRETLSSFKSEKTNSTHLDSPPGGQAPEGSDTDPPSEAELPASPDAGVPSDDTLRSFDTVIGAGTPPGPAEPLLVVRPKDLALLRPTKRRPPMRRHSPPGRAPRRPLLEGGGFFEDEDTSEGSELSPASSLRSQRRYSTDSSSSTSCYSPESSRGAAGGPRKRRAPHGAEEGTAVPPKRPYGTQRTPSTASAKTHARVLSMDGAGGDVLRAPLAGSKAELEAQAGVELASGEPALLPAEAHRGPAANQPGWRGELQEEGAVGGADETGKRDRTSSVRRTQAIRRRHNAGSNPTPPASVMGSPPSLQEAQRSRAASHSRALTLPSALHFASSLLLTRAGAAVHEACTFDDTSEGAVHYFYDESASLRRGRSHYPCCAYEEAEARPEVTAEQVAEQGPEPRAGRPAGPLRSSSGSLGAGLPYRGAPHRMVHVGQALVPLSLTCCLVSHTPGPGVRRSYTFGLAGGGYENPVGQQGEQAANGAWDRHSHSSSFHSADVPEAAGGLNLLQPRPVVLQGMQVRRVPLEIPEFDLLDQDSLHESQEQTLMEEAPPRAQHSYKYWLLPGRWTSVRYERLALLALLDRTRGLVENILGIGLSSLVAFLGYLLLLKGFFTDIWVFQFCLVIASCQYSLLKSVQPDAASPMHGHNWVIAYSRPVYFCICCLLIWLLDALGSAQPFPPVSLYGLTLFSASFFFCARDVATVFTLCFPFVFLLGLLPQVNTCLMYLLEQIDMHGFGGTAATSPLTAVFSLSRSLLAAALLYGFCLGAIKTPWPEQHVPVLFSVFCGLLVALSYHLSRQSSDPTVLWSLIRSKLFPELEERSLETARAEPPDPLPDKMRQSVREVLHSDLVMCVVIAVLTFAISASTVFIALKSVLGFVLYALAGAVGFFTHYLLPQLRKQLPWFCLSQPVLKPSEYSQYEVRGAAQVMWFEKLYASLQCVEKYLIYPAVVLNALTVDAHAVVSHPDKFCLYCRALLMTVAGLKLLRSAFCCPPQQYLTLAFTVLLFHFDYPRLSQGFLLDYFLMSLLCSKLWDLLYKLRFVLTYIAPWQITWGSAFHAFAQPFAVPHSAMLFVQALLSALFSTPLNPLLGSAVFIMSYARPLKFWERDYNTKRVDHSNTRLVTQLDRNPGADDNNLNSIFYEHLTRSLQHTLCGDLVLGRWGNYGPGDCFVLASDYLNALVHLIEVGNGLVTFQLRGLEFRGTYCQQREVEAITEGVEEDEGCCCCEPGHLPRVLSFNAAFGQRWLAWEVTASKYVLEGYSISDNNAASMLQVFDLRKILITYYVKSIIYYVSRSPKLEAWLSHEGIAAALRPVRAPGYADSDPTFSLSVDEDYDLRLSGLSLPAFCAVHLEWIQYCASRRSQPVDQDWNSPLVTLCFGLCVLGRRALGTASHSMSASLEPFLYGLHALFKGDFRITSPRDEWVFADMDLLHRVVAPGVRMALKLHQDHFTSPDEYEEPAALYDAIAANEERLVISHEGDPAWRSAILSNTPSLLALRHVLDDASDEYKIIMLNRRHLSFRVIKVNRECVRGLWAGQQQELVFLRNRNPERGSIQNAKQALRNMINSSCDQPLGYPIYVSPLTTSLAGSHPQLRALWGGPVSLSAIARWLLHSWERLHKGCGAGCNSGGNVDDSDCGGGGGLTSLSNNPPLAHPTPENTAGSGDQPLPPGPGWGPRPSLSGSGDGRPPPLLQWPPPRLPGPTPASPAPTEGPRPSRPPGPGLLSSEGPSGKWSLGGRKGLGGSEAEPASGSPKGGTPKSQAPLDLSLSPDISTNASSPPRAAQDIPCLDSSVPESGTPTGTLGDWPAPTEERESPAAQPLLEHQY, from the exons ATGGGGTCGCAGGTATTGCAGATCCTGCGCCAGGGGGTGTGGGCCTCGCTCACTGGCGGTTGGTTCTTCGACCCGCACCAGAGCACCTTCTCCAACTGCTTCCATCTTTACGTCTGGATCTTCTTGCTCACCTTTCCCTTCTTGCTGTACATG GTCCTGCCTCCCAGCTTGATGGTGGCCGGCGTGTACTGCCTCGTGGTGGCTGTCATCTTCACTACCATCAAGACTGTGAACTATCGGCTACATGCTATGTTCGATCAGGGCGAGATTGTGGAGAAGCGCAACTCGACCATGGGGGAGCCGGAGGAGGAGCCTGCACAGGGGGACAGCAGTCTGCCcag GGACCCTGGAGTGGAGATGACGGTGTTTCGGAAAGTGAGTTCCACACCTCCGGTACGCTGTAGCTCCCAGCATTCCGTGTTTGGCTTCAACCAGGTCTCG GAGCTGCTGCCCCGGATGGAGGACTCTGGGGCCCTAAGAG ACATCAAGGAGCTGGTGCGGGAGCAGGGCAGCAACAATGTGATCGTGACCTCAGCGGATCGAGAGATGCTGAAGCTAAGCTCGCAGGAGAAACTGA TTGGAGACCTTCCTCAGACACCCCCGGGGGCTGCCCCAgacccctctctccccagcacaGACTCTTCAGAACGTTCTCCCTTGGCTGGAGATGGAGCCCCCTGGAGTGGAAGCAGTGTGGCCGACACTCCCATGAGCCCCCTTCTGAAGGGGAGCCTCAGCCAGGAGCTGAGCAAGAGCTTCCTGACCCTGACCCGGCCTGAGCGGGCCCTGGTGAGGACCAGCAGTCGACGGGAACAACGCCGGGGAGCAGGTGGCTACCAGCCCTTGGACCGGCGGGGCTCGGGTGAGCCCaccccccagaaagcaggctccTCGGATTCCTGCTTCAGTGGCACTGACAGGGAGACGTTGAGCAGCTTCAAGAGCGAAAAGACCAACTCAACCCATCTGGACAGCCCCCCCGGCGGGCAAGCCCCTGAGGGCAGCGACACAGATCCACCCTCTGAGGCTGAGCTGCCCGCATCACCAGATGCCGGAGTCCCCTCCGATGACACACTGCGTTCCTTTGACACAGTCATAGGAGCAGGGACGCCGCCGGGCCCAGCTGAGCCACTCCTGGTTGTGCGGCCCAAGGACTTGGCCTTACTGCGGCCCACCAAACGGCGGCCACCCATGCGAAGACACTCCCCACCTGGCCGTGCCCCTCGGAGGCCCCTGCTTGAAGGTGGGGGCTTCTTTGAGGACGAAGACACCAGTGAGGGCAGCGAACTGagtccagcctccagcctccgaTCTCAGCGCCGCTACAGTACTGACagctcttcctccacctcctgTTACTCCCCCGAGAGCTCCCGTGGTGCAGCTGGGGGACCCCGGAAGCGACGGGCCCCTCATGGGGCTGAGGAGGGGACTGCCGTGCCCCCCAAGCGGCCCTATGGGACCCAGCGGACGCCTAGTACTGCCAGCGCCAAAACGCATGCCCGTGTGCTGAGCATGGATGGGGCAGGGGGTGATGTCCTAAGGGCCCCCCTGGCTGGCTCCAAGGCTGAGCTGGAGGCCCAGGCGGGGGTGGAGCTGGCTTCTGGTGAGCCTGCTTTGCTGCCTGCTGAGGCCCACAGGGGACCTGCTGCCAACCAGCCCGGCTGGCGGGGGGAACTGCAAGAGGAAGGTGCTGTGGGGGGAG CTGACGAGACTGGCAAGCGGGACCGCACGAGCAGTGTGCGGCGGACTCAGGCGATCCGCCGGCGCCACAATGCGGGCAGCAAtcccacccctccagcctctgTCATGGGCTCGCCGCCCAG CCTGCAGGAGGCTCAGCGCAGCCGGGCCGCCTCTCACTCCCGGGCGCTGACGCTGCCCTCCGCCTTGCACTTCGCTTCGTCGCTGCTGCTCACGCGGGCGGGCGCCGCTGTGCACGAGGCCTGCACCTTTGATGACACATCCGAGGGTGCCGTGCACTACTTCTATGACGAGAGCG CCTCTCTCAGACGTGGGCGGTCTCATTATCCATGCTGTGCTTATGAGGAAGCCGAGGCACGGCCTGAAGTCACAGCCGAGCAAGTGGCAGAACAGGGACCTGAACCCAGGGCAGGCCGACCTGCAGGCCCTCTCCGCTCCAGCTCAGGGTCCCTAGGGGCTGGGCTGCCATACAGGGGAGCTCCTCACCGGATGGTCCACGTGGGTCAGGCCTTGGTGCCCCTGTCCCTGACGTGCTGCCTTGTGTCCCACACCCCTGGCCCAGGCGTGCGGCGTTCCTACACCTTCGGCCTAGCTGGAGGCGGCTACGAGAACCCTGTGgggcagcagggggagcaggcggCCAATGGAGCTTG GGACCGCCACTCACATTCCTCCAGCTTCCACTCGGCCGATGTCCCTGAGGCAGCGGGTGGCCTGAACCTGCTGCAGCCAAGGCCCGTGGTTCTGCAGGGCATGCAGGTGCGCCGAGTGCCCCTGGAGATCCCGGAG TTTGACCTGCTGGACCAGGACTCCCTGCACGAATCCCAGGAGCAGACGCTGATGGAGGAGGCGCCGCCTCGGGCCCAGCACAGCTACAAGTACTGGCTCCTTCCTGGCCGCTGGACATCCGTGCGCTATGAGCGGCTGGCCCTCCTGGCCCTGTTGGACCG GACTCGGGGGCTGGTGGAGAACATACTCGGCATCGGCCTGAGCAGCCTCGTCGCCTTCCTGGGCTACCTGTTGCTGCTCAAGGGCTTCTTCACGGATATCTGGGTCTTCCAGTTCTGCTTGGTCATCGCCTCCTGCCAGTATTCCCTGCTCAAG AGCGTGCAGCCTGATGCGGCGTCTCCCATGCAC GGCCACAACTGGGTGATTGCATATAGCCGGCCTGTCTACTTCTGCATCTGCTGTCTGCTCATCTGGCTGTTGGACGCCCTGGGCTCAGCTCAGCCCTTCCCACCCGTCTCCCTGTATGGCCTCACGCTCTTCTCcgcctccttcttcttctgtgcCCGGGATGTGGCTACCG TGTTCACCTTGTGCTTCCCGTTCGTCTTCCTCCTGGGCCTCCTTCCCCAGGTTAACACCTGTCTCATGTACCTGCTGGAGCAGATAGACATGCACGGCTTTGGGGGTACAG CTGCCACCAGTCCGCTCACGGCGGTGTTCAGCCTCTCCCGCAGCCTGCTGGCTGCTGCTCTGCTCTATGGTTTCTGCCTCGGGGCCATCAAG ACTCCTTGGCCGGAACAGCACGTCCCTGTCCTCTTCTCGGTCTTCTGTGGCCTCCTGGTGGCACTGTCCTACCACCTGAGCCGTCAGAGCAGTGATCCCACTGTGCTCTG GTCCCTGATCCGGAGCAAGCTCTTCCCCGAGCTGGAGGAGAGGAGCTTGGAGACAGCTCGGGCTGAGCCCCCAGACCCGCTGCCAGACAAGATGCGTCAGTCGGTG CGTGAGGTCCTGCACTCTGACCTGGTGATGTGTGTGGTGATCGCTGTGCTCACCTTCGCCATCAGCGCCAGCACCGTCTTCATCGCCCTGAAG TCGGTGCTGGGCTTCGTGCTGTACGCGCTGGCCGGGGCCGTGGGCTTCTTCACACACTACTTGCTGCCGCAGCTCCGCAAACAGCTGCCCTGGTTCTGCCTGTCGCAGCCCGTGCTGAAGCCATCCGAGTACAGCCAGTACGAAGTTCGCG GCGCTGCGCAGGTGATGTGGTTCGAGAAGCTGTACGCCAGCCTTCAGTGCGTCGAGAAGTACCTCATCTACCCCGCCGTGGTGCTCAACGCTCTCACAGTGGACGCCCACGCCGTCGTCAGCCACCCGGACAAGTTCTGCCTCTA CTGCCGGGCGCTGCTGATGACCGTGGCTGGGCTGAAGCTGTTACGCTCAGCCTTCTGCTGCCCACCCCAGCAGTACCTGACCTTGGCCTTCACCGTCCTGCTCTTCCACTTCGACTACCCACGCCTGTCCCAGGGCTTTTTGCTCGACTACTTCCTCATGTCCCTGCTGTGCAGCAAG CTGTGGGACCTGCTGTATAAGCTGCGTTTTGTGCTGACCTACATCGCGCCCTGGCAGATCACCTGGGGCTCCGCTTTCCATGCTTTCGCCCAGCCCTTTGCCGTGCCTC ACTCGGCCATGCTGTTCGTTCAAGCTCTGCTCTCGGCACTCTTCTCCACGCCACTCAACCCCCTGCTGGGCAGCGCTGTCTTCATCATGTCCTACGCGCGGCCCCTCAAGTTCTGGGAGCGCGACTACAA CACTAAACGTGTGGATCATTCCAACACCCGCCTGGTCACACAGCTGGATCGGAACCCCG GCGCCGACGACAACAACCTCAACTCCATCTTCTATGAGCACTTGACGCGCTCGCTGCAGCACACGCTATGTGGGGACCTGGTGCTGGGCCGCTGGGGCAACTACGGCCCCGGCGACTGCTTTGTCCTGGCCTCTGACTACCTCAACGCCCTGGTGCACCTCATCGAGGTCGGCAATGGCCTCGTCACCTTCCAGCTGCGTGGCCTTGAGTTCCGGG gtacATACTGCCAGCAGCGCGAGGTAGAGGCCATCACGGAGGGCGTGGAGGAGGACgagggctgctgctgctgcgagCCTGGCCACCTGCCGCGGGTCCTGTCCTTCAATGCCGCCTTCGGGCAGCGCTGGCTGGCCTGGGAGGTGACGGCCAGCAAGTACGTGCTGGAGGGCTACAGCATCAGTGACAATAACGCGGCCTCCATGCTGCAGGTGTTCGATCTCCGCAAGATCCTCATCACTTACTACGTCAAG AGCATCATCTACTACGTGAGCCGCTCACCGAAGCTGGAGGCGTGGCTTAGCCACGAGGGCATCGCAGCGGCCCTGCGGCCTGTGAGGGCGCCGGGCTACGCTGACTCGGACCCCACCTTCTCCCTGAGTGTGGATGAGGACTATGACCTTCGCCTCTCTGGCCTCTCGCTGCCTGCCTTCTGTGCGGTGCACCTTGAGTGGATCCAGTACTGCGCCTCCCGGCGCAGCCAG CCTGTGGATCAAGATTGGAACTCGCCGCTGGTCACGCTGTGTTTTGGTCTGTGTGTGCTGGGCCGACGGGCCCTGGGGACAGCCTCGCATAGCATGTCTGCCAG cctGGAGCCCTTCCTCTACGGCCTGCACGCCCTGTTCAAGGGGGACTTCCGCATCACCTCCCCACGTGACGAGTGGGTCTTCGCTGACATGGACCTGCTTCATCGTGTGGTGGCGCCCGGGGTTCGCATGGCCCTCAAGCTTCACCAG GACCACTTCACGTCCCCAGATGAGTACGAGGAGCCGGCCGCTCTGTATGATGCCATCGCCGCCAACGAGGAGCGCCTGGTCATCTCGCACGAGGGCGACCCGGCCTGGCGCAGCGCCATCCTCAGCAACACGCCCTCGCTGCTGGCGCTGCGCCACGTGCTGGACGACGCCTCGGATGAGTACAAGATCATCATGCTCAACCGGCGGCACCTCAGCTTCCGCGTCAtcaag GTGAACCGCGAGTGCGTCCGCGGCCTGTGGGCCGGGCAGCAGCAGGAGCTGGTGTTTCTGCGCAACCGCAACCCCGAACGCGGCAGTATCCAGAACGCCAAGCAGGCGCTGCGCAACATGATCAACTCCTCCTGCGACCAGCCGCTGGGCTACCCCATCTATGTGTCGCCCCTCACCACCTCGCTGGCCGGCAGCCACCCCCAGCTGCGGGCACTGTGGGGTGGCCCCGTCAGCCTGAGCGCCATTGCCCGCTGGCTTCTGCACAGCTGGGAGAG GCTTCATAAGGGCTGCGGTGCCGGCTGCAACAGCGGCGGGAACGTGGACGACTCGGACTGTGGCGGAGGCGGTGGCTTGACCTCCCTCAGCAATAACCCCCCCCTGGCACACCCCACACCTGAAAACACAGCAG GCAGTGGtgaccagcccctccctcccggCCCAGGCTGGGGCCCTCGGCCTTCTCTGAGCGGCTCTGGTGACGGGCGCCCCCCTCCTCTGCTGCAGTGGCCACCCCCTCGACTCCCTGGACCAACCCctgcttcccccgcccccaccgagGGTCCCCGGCCCTCAAGGCCCCCTGGCCCCGGTCTCCTCAGTTCGGAGGGTCCCAGTGGGAAGTGGAGCCTGGGGGGTCGGAAGGGGCTAGGGGGATCTGAGGCGGAGccagcctcagggagccccaaAGGAGGCACGCCCAAATCTCAG GCGCCCCTAGACCTCAGCCTCAGCCCGGATATCAGCACCAACGCCTCCTCGCCCCCCAGAGCAGCCCAGGACATTCCTTGCTTGGACAGCAGTGTTCCTGAAAGTGGCACACCCACTGGGACCCTGGGTGACTGGCCTGCCCCTACTGAGGAGCGTGAGAGCCCAGCCGCCCAGCCCCTGCTGGAGCATCAGTACTGA